The Streptomyces sp. HSG2 genome has a segment encoding these proteins:
- a CDS encoding DEAD/DEAH box helicase, with amino-acid sequence MTEDLSPAQRYAAARRHTAERATALASFRELYDFELDPFQIEACRALEAGKGVLVAAPTGSGKTIVGEFAVHLALLQGRKCFYTTPIKALSNQKYADLCRRYGNDRVGLLTGDNSVNPEAPVIVMTTEVLRNMLYAGSRALLGLGHVVMDEVHYLSDRFRGAVWEEVIIHLPESVTLVSLSATVSNAEEFGDWLDTVRGDTEVVVSEHRPVPLFQHVLAGRRMYDLFEEGEGRRRAVNPDLTRMARLEASRPSYQDRRRGRSSREADRERERRQRSRVWTPSRPEVVARLDGEGLLPAITFIFSRAGCETAVQQCLRAGLRLNDQAERERVRALVEERTATLPSEDLHVLGYYEWLEGLERGLAAHHAGMLPTFKEVVEELFVRGLVKAVFATETLALGINMPARSVVLEKLVKWNGEQHADITPGEFTQLTGRAGRRGIDVEGHAVVLWQRGMNPEHLAGLAGTRTYPLRSSFRPSYNMAVNLVSQFGRHRSRELLETSFAQFQADRSVVGISRKVQRNEEGLEGYRASMTCHLGDFEEYAGLRRELKDREAELARRGVAHRRVEATTSLERLRPGDVIHVPAGKYAGLALVLDPGFPAGRSNGHRGHEHHDGPRPLVLTAERQVKRLAAMDFPVPVEPLERMRIPKAFNPRSPQSRRDLASALRAKAGHVPPERHRKRRSEAADDQEITRLRKALRAHPCHGCDDREDHARWAERYHRLLRDTSQLERRIEGRTNTVARTFDRVVGLLTELDYLREDEVTEHGRRLARLYGELDLLASECLRERVWEGLGPAELAACVSALVYESRVSDDAAPPRLPSGRAKAALGETVRIWGRLDALEEDFRITQSEGVGQREPDLGFAWAAYMWASGRGLDEVLREVEMPAGDFVRWCKQVIDVLGQIAAAPAEDSTVPRSARRAIDGLLRGVVAYSSVA; translated from the coding sequence ATGACAGAGGATCTCTCTCCGGCCCAGCGGTACGCGGCGGCCCGCAGGCACACGGCCGAGCGGGCCACCGCCCTCGCCTCCTTCCGCGAGTTGTACGACTTCGAGCTCGATCCCTTCCAGATCGAGGCCTGCCGGGCACTGGAGGCGGGCAAGGGCGTCCTGGTCGCGGCCCCCACAGGTTCGGGCAAGACGATCGTCGGCGAGTTCGCCGTGCACCTCGCCCTTCTCCAGGGCAGGAAGTGCTTCTACACGACGCCGATCAAGGCACTGTCCAACCAGAAGTACGCGGATCTGTGCCGCCGCTACGGAAACGACCGGGTCGGTCTGCTCACCGGCGACAACTCCGTGAACCCAGAGGCCCCGGTGATCGTGATGACCACCGAGGTCCTGCGCAACATGCTCTACGCGGGATCGCGCGCCCTGCTCGGTCTCGGGCACGTCGTGATGGACGAGGTGCACTACCTCTCCGACCGGTTCCGCGGCGCCGTCTGGGAGGAGGTGATCATCCACCTCCCGGAGTCGGTCACCCTGGTCTCGCTCTCGGCGACGGTCTCCAACGCGGAGGAGTTCGGCGACTGGCTCGACACGGTTCGTGGCGACACGGAGGTGGTCGTCTCCGAGCACCGTCCCGTTCCGCTCTTCCAGCACGTCCTGGCCGGACGCCGGATGTACGACCTGTTCGAGGAGGGCGAGGGGCGACGGCGGGCCGTCAACCCGGACCTGACACGCATGGCCCGCCTGGAGGCGAGTCGCCCGTCCTACCAGGACCGTAGGCGGGGCCGGTCCTCGCGCGAGGCCGACCGGGAGCGGGAGCGCAGACAGCGCTCCCGCGTCTGGACTCCGAGCCGACCCGAGGTCGTCGCGCGTCTGGACGGCGAGGGGCTGCTTCCCGCGATCACCTTCATCTTCAGCCGGGCGGGCTGCGAGACGGCCGTCCAGCAGTGTCTGCGTGCCGGGCTGAGACTCAACGACCAGGCCGAGCGCGAGCGGGTCCGCGCTCTGGTGGAGGAGCGCACGGCCACGCTGCCCTCCGAGGACCTGCACGTCCTGGGGTACTACGAGTGGCTGGAGGGCCTCGAACGCGGTCTGGCGGCGCACCACGCCGGCATGTTGCCGACCTTCAAGGAGGTCGTCGAGGAACTGTTCGTCCGAGGTCTGGTCAAGGCGGTCTTCGCCACCGAGACGCTCGCCCTCGGCATCAACATGCCCGCCCGCTCGGTGGTCCTGGAGAAGCTCGTCAAGTGGAACGGCGAGCAGCACGCCGACATCACCCCGGGGGAGTTCACCCAGCTGACCGGCCGGGCCGGCCGTCGGGGCATCGACGTGGAGGGCCACGCCGTGGTGCTGTGGCAGCGCGGCATGAACCCCGAGCACCTCGCGGGTCTGGCCGGGACCCGCACGTATCCGCTGCGTTCCAGCTTCCGCCCCTCGTACAACATGGCGGTCAATCTGGTCTCGCAGTTCGGCCGGCACCGTTCCCGGGAACTCCTGGAGACCTCCTTCGCGCAGTTCCAGGCGGACCGTTCGGTGGTCGGCATCTCCCGGAAGGTCCAACGCAACGAGGAGGGGCTGGAGGGCTACCGGGCGTCCATGACCTGCCACCTCGGTGATTTCGAGGAGTACGCGGGCCTGCGCCGTGAGTTGAAGGACCGCGAGGCGGAGTTGGCCCGCCGGGGCGTCGCGCACCGGCGGGTCGAGGCGACCACCTCGCTGGAGCGGCTCAGGCCCGGCGACGTCATCCACGTCCCCGCCGGCAAGTACGCCGGTCTCGCTCTGGTGTTGGACCCGGGTTTCCCGGCGGGGCGGTCCAACGGCCACCGAGGCCACGAGCACCACGACGGCCCGCGCCCCCTGGTGCTGACCGCCGAGCGTCAGGTCAAGCGGCTCGCGGCGATGGACTTCCCGGTGCCCGTGGAGCCGTTGGAGCGCATGCGGATCCCGAAGGCCTTCAACCCGCGCTCTCCGCAATCGCGCAGGGACCTGGCGTCCGCGTTGCGAGCCAAGGCCGGACACGTCCCGCCCGAGCGACACCGCAAGAGGCGCTCCGAGGCGGCCGACGATCAGGAGATCACCCGCCTGCGGAAGGCACTGCGCGCGCATCCCTGCCACGGGTGCGACGATCGCGAGGACCATGCCCGTTGGGCGGAGCGCTACCATCGCCTGCTCAGGGACACCTCGCAACTGGAGCGCCGGATCGAGGGCAGGACCAACACCGTCGCCCGCACCTTCGACCGGGTGGTCGGCCTCCTGACGGAGCTGGACTACCTCCGTGAGGACGAGGTCACCGAGCACGGTCGACGACTCGCGCGTCTCTACGGAGAGTTGGACCTGTTGGCGAGCGAGTGCCTGCGCGAGCGCGTGTGGGAGGGGCTCGGCCCCGCCGAACTCGCCGCCTGCGTGTCGGCGTTGGTATACGAGTCGCGGGTCTCCGACGACGCGGCGCCGCCCAGGCTCCCCTCCGGGCGGGCGAAGGCGGCGCTCGGCGAGACCGTCCGCATCTGGGGACGGCTGGACGCCTTGGAAGAGGACTTCCGGATCACCCAGAGCGAGGGCGTCGGCCAGCGCGAACCCGACCTCGGCTTCGCATGGGCGGCCTACATGTGGGCGTCGGGCCGAGGCCTGGACGAGGTCCTGCGCGAGGTGGAGATGCCCGCCGGGGACTTCGTCCGCTGGTGCAAGCAGGTCATCGACGTGCTGGGGCAGATCGCCGCCGCGCCCGCCGAGGACTCGACCGTCCCCCGCAGTGCCCGGAGGGCGATCGACGGTCTGCTCCGGGGCGTGGTGGCCTACTCCTCCGTCGCCTAG
- a CDS encoding sensor histidine kinase: protein MVSVASPARSRELPYTRVLLPPAILMGAATGAAVAVVAEPARIAVGVLGALATLLVTVTVADAARRVRALRIGQAARTRHVADLERRISRNDADLSRLGREILPAAVAYLRQGNAPRDVLARLGDLDPSYGALGEPQRALLRSVLELVDLEDTAWEASQRSFVDIARRVQAIVHQQANELREMEEDHGRNPEVFHDLLRIDHGNALIGRLADSIAVIGGGRPGRQWPAPVALYSVLRGAMSRILEYRRIDLSSIAKISVRGTAVEPVIHAAAELLDNATRYSPPNTDVHVTATEVQTGVAIEIEDAGVNLSEDARTRIEGMLESARQGTDLADIAGNPRLGLAVVGRLCAAFDMRVSLRASAYGGVRAILVVPRDMLTDDPGVGLAHGIGAASLPAQGPDALPGPRRRPKKRRPTSPPSGAPTRVSDDVPEVTEWTAGGLPQRRSRVRTPLSRRIAEQAADEREHARREALTDSGPPRVVGATTDGRAGEGAQEDPPGLWVEAFWEGLKGEPDPTAFTQPPNETRDRADDEGDPQ from the coding sequence ATGGTGAGTGTTGCCTCCCCCGCACGCAGCCGCGAACTCCCCTACACGAGAGTGCTCCTGCCCCCCGCGATACTGATGGGGGCCGCGACCGGGGCGGCCGTGGCGGTGGTGGCCGAACCGGCGAGGATCGCCGTGGGTGTCCTCGGCGCTCTCGCCACCCTCCTGGTCACCGTCACGGTCGCCGACGCGGCCCGTCGCGTTCGTGCGCTCCGGATCGGCCAGGCCGCGCGAACCCGCCACGTCGCCGACCTCGAACGCCGGATCTCCCGGAACGACGCGGACCTGTCACGCCTCGGCCGCGAGATCCTCCCCGCGGCCGTCGCCTACCTGCGACAGGGCAACGCGCCACGCGACGTGCTGGCCCGACTGGGCGATCTCGACCCCTCCTACGGCGCGCTCGGCGAGCCTCAGCGCGCCTTGCTCCGCTCCGTCCTCGAACTCGTCGACCTGGAGGACACCGCCTGGGAGGCCTCCCAACGCTCCTTCGTCGACATCGCGCGCCGGGTGCAGGCCATCGTCCACCAGCAGGCCAACGAGCTGCGCGAGATGGAGGAGGACCACGGCCGCAACCCCGAGGTCTTCCACGACCTGCTGCGCATCGACCACGGCAACGCCCTCATCGGTCGGCTCGCCGACTCCATCGCCGTCATCGGCGGCGGCCGGCCCGGCCGGCAGTGGCCCGCTCCGGTCGCGCTGTACAGCGTGCTGCGCGGCGCGATGTCCCGCATCCTGGAGTACCGCCGCATCGATCTGTCCTCCATCGCCAAGATCAGCGTTCGCGGCACCGCCGTCGAACCCGTGATCCATGCCGCGGCCGAGCTGCTCGACAACGCCACCCGCTACTCGCCGCCCAACACCGACGTCCACGTCACGGCCACCGAGGTGCAGACGGGTGTGGCCATCGAGATCGAGGACGCCGGTGTCAACCTGAGCGAGGACGCGCGCACGCGGATCGAGGGAATGCTGGAGAGCGCTCGGCAGGGCACCGACCTGGCGGACATCGCCGGCAACCCGCGCCTCGGCCTCGCCGTCGTCGGCCGGTTGTGCGCCGCGTTCGACATGCGCGTCTCCCTGCGCGCCTCCGCCTACGGCGGTGTGCGCGCCATCCTGGTCGTCCCCCGGGACATGCTCACCGACGACCCCGGCGTGGGCCTCGCGCACGGGATCGGAGCGGCCTCGCTGCCCGCCCAGGGCCCCGACGCGTTGCCGGGCCCACGACGTCGTCCCAAGAAGCGACGACCCACCAGCCCACCCTCCGGGGCTCCGACGCGGGTCTCCGACGACGTCCCCGAGGTCACCGAGTGGACGGCTGGAGGACTTCCCCAACGGCGCAGCAGAGTGCGGACCCCGCTCAGTCGACGGATCGCCGAACAGGCCGCCGACGAGAGGGAGCACGCCCGGCGGGAGGCGCTCACGGACTCCGGTCCGCCCCGCGTCGTCGGTGCGACGACCGACGGCCGAGCGGGCGAGGGGGCGCAGGAGGACCCGCCGGGACTTTGGGTCGAGGCCTTCTGGGAGGGCCTGAAGGGAGAGCCCGATCCGACCGCCTTCACCCAGCCGCCCAATGAGACCCGTGACCGGGCCGACGACGAGGGGGACCCCCAGTGA
- a CDS encoding roadblock/LC7 domain-containing protein: MIQQQGQFDWMLKQLHDGVPGIEMIVVLSADGLRIARYAGDPDAADRVAAACAGLQSLAGAVAEEIPASEGRMKLVIIEIDGGYFYLMAAGANAYLAVLSDVRCEPGMMSNRMRDLVARIGPHLTSPARREGQPR, from the coding sequence GTGATCCAGCAGCAGGGCCAGTTCGACTGGATGTTGAAGCAGCTCCACGACGGTGTCCCGGGCATCGAGATGATCGTGGTGCTGTCCGCGGACGGTCTTCGGATCGCGCGCTACGCGGGCGATCCGGACGCGGCCGACCGGGTGGCGGCGGCCTGTGCGGGCCTGCAGAGCCTCGCCGGCGCCGTGGCCGAGGAGATCCCCGCGAGCGAGGGCAGGATGAAGCTCGTCATCATCGAGATCGACGGCGGCTACTTCTATCTGATGGCCGCCGGCGCCAACGCCTATCTCGCCGTACTCTCCGACGTCCGCTGCGAGCCGGGCATGATGAGCAACCGCATGCGCGACCTGGTGGCCCGGATCGGCCCGCATCTCACCAGCCCGGCCCGCCGGGAAGGGCAGCCCCGGTGA
- a CDS encoding DUF742 domain-containing protein codes for MTPSRRRRRPDGPEPPPSPPATSSADVAATEAEDTRNPERLYVIGDGDGERTGIDLVTLIVALRDTPPASATPEQAALLRLCVAPLSVAELSAYLGLPFGVVTVLLSDLLAAELVQARSPVVRRQVADRSLLEAVMHGLQKL; via the coding sequence GTGACGCCGTCCCGACGTCGGCGACGACCGGACGGCCCGGAACCCCCTCCCTCGCCCCCCGCCACGTCCTCCGCGGACGTCGCGGCCACGGAGGCCGAGGACACGCGGAACCCGGAGCGTCTCTACGTGATCGGCGACGGGGACGGCGAGCGTACCGGGATCGACCTGGTCACGCTCATCGTGGCGCTTCGCGACACGCCTCCCGCGTCCGCCACGCCCGAGCAAGCGGCTCTGCTCCGCCTCTGCGTCGCGCCGCTCTCCGTCGCGGAGTTGTCGGCCTACCTGGGCCTGCCCTTCGGCGTCGTGACGGTGTTGCTCTCCGACCTGCTCGCGGCGGAGCTGGTACAGGCGCGCTCCCCGGTCGTCCGCCGACAGGTCGCCGACCGATCCCTTCTCGAAGCGGTGATGCATGGACTTCAGAAACTCTGA
- a CDS encoding ATP/GTP-binding protein encodes MDFRNSDPVPGPRGRDRLPPSAEAAVKLVVVGGFGVGKTTMVGSVSEIRPLTTEETMTEAGIGVDDDFGSASKTATTVAMDFGRISITDRLVLYLFGTPGQERFWFLWNGLFEGALGAVVLVDTRRLEVSFDVMGRLEERGVPFVVAVNSFPDAPCYPLAELRAALDLAEEIPIVECDVRRRTSSRDVLMTLMTFLYSLASTGVPR; translated from the coding sequence ATGGACTTCAGAAACTCTGACCCCGTCCCCGGACCTCGCGGACGGGACCGGCTCCCCCCCTCGGCCGAGGCGGCGGTGAAGCTCGTGGTCGTGGGCGGTTTCGGGGTCGGAAAGACCACCATGGTCGGTTCGGTCAGCGAAATCAGGCCGCTGACCACCGAGGAGACCATGACCGAGGCCGGGATCGGGGTCGACGACGACTTCGGCTCCGCGTCCAAGACCGCCACCACGGTCGCCATGGACTTCGGTCGGATCAGCATCACCGACCGGCTGGTGCTGTACCTCTTCGGCACCCCCGGGCAGGAGCGCTTCTGGTTCCTCTGGAACGGGCTGTTCGAAGGCGCGCTCGGCGCCGTGGTGCTGGTGGACACGCGCAGACTGGAGGTCAGTTTCGACGTGATGGGCCGGCTCGAAGAGCGGGGAGTGCCCTTCGTCGTGGCCGTCAACTCCTTTCCCGACGCGCCGTGCTACCCGCTCGCCGAGTTGCGCGCCGCTCTCGACCTGGCCGAGGAGATCCCGATCGTCGAGTGCGACGTGCGCCGCCGGACCTCCAGTCGCGATGTCCTGATGACGCTGATGACCTTCCTTTACTCCCTGGCTTCGACGGGGGTGCCGCGCTGA
- a CDS encoding cytochrome P450, whose protein sequence is MHEAAEPNDLYVELRAEHGPVAPVLIHDDVPVWVVLGHAENLRLVSTPAVFSRDSRIWTPLAEGMVKPDHPLMPHIAWQPIASHAEGEEHKRLRAAVAGAMATIDYRGLRRYVRRHSRILVNRFCERGRADLVGGFAEHLPMAVLCEIFGMPEEYGDRLVGAARDALKGTDTAIESHAHVMEILERHTARRRAQPAEDFTSHLVDHPARLTDDEVREHLRLVLFAAYEATVNLISNVLRVVLTDPRFRARLSGGEMTVPEAVEQSLWDEPPFSTVFAYFAKQDTELGGRRIRRGDGLLFGIAPGNVDPRIRPDLSAGMRGNRSHLAFGGGPHECPGQDIGRVIADAGVDALLMRLPDVRLDCPEEVLRWRSSIASRQLVSLPVRFEPRQPEPVSTPPGRSPVPRGEGLWHRGERPAADPTERVFVSPAETGDDLLRPPSKDPEDAVPPRGVWHRLLRWWRGYE, encoded by the coding sequence CTGCACGAGGCCGCCGAGCCAAACGACCTCTACGTGGAACTGCGGGCGGAGCACGGTCCCGTGGCCCCCGTCCTCATCCACGACGACGTGCCGGTCTGGGTGGTGCTGGGGCACGCCGAGAACCTCCGACTCGTCTCCACCCCCGCCGTGTTCAGCCGCGACAGCCGGATCTGGACGCCACTCGCCGAGGGGATGGTCAAGCCCGACCACCCGCTCATGCCGCACATCGCCTGGCAACCCATCGCCTCGCACGCCGAGGGCGAGGAACACAAGCGGCTGCGCGCCGCCGTCGCGGGCGCCATGGCCACCATCGACTATCGCGGTCTGCGCCGCTACGTCCGCCGACACAGCAGGATCCTGGTCAACCGCTTCTGCGAACGCGGGCGCGCCGATCTCGTCGGCGGATTCGCCGAGCATCTGCCGATGGCCGTGCTCTGCGAGATCTTCGGCATGCCCGAGGAGTACGGCGACCGGCTGGTCGGCGCCGCCCGCGACGCGCTCAAGGGCACCGACACGGCGATCGAGAGCCACGCCCACGTCATGGAGATCCTGGAGCGACACACCGCGCGGCGCCGCGCTCAGCCCGCCGAGGACTTCACCTCCCACCTGGTCGACCATCCCGCGCGGCTCACCGACGACGAGGTCCGAGAGCACCTGCGGCTGGTCCTGTTCGCGGCCTACGAGGCCACGGTCAACCTCATCTCCAACGTTCTGCGGGTGGTGCTCACCGACCCTCGATTCCGGGCCCGCCTGAGCGGCGGCGAGATGACCGTGCCGGAGGCGGTGGAGCAGTCCCTCTGGGACGAGCCGCCGTTCAGCACCGTCTTCGCGTACTTCGCCAAGCAGGACACCGAGTTGGGGGGACGGCGCATCCGTCGGGGCGACGGCCTGCTGTTCGGCATCGCCCCCGGCAACGTGGACCCGCGCATCCGTCCCGATCTCAGTGCCGGGATGCGCGGCAACCGATCCCACCTCGCCTTCGGGGGAGGCCCGCACGAGTGCCCCGGTCAGGACATCGGCCGGGTCATCGCCGACGCGGGGGTGGACGCCCTGCTGATGCGGCTCCCCGACGTTCGACTCGACTGCCCCGAGGAGGTGCTGCGTTGGCGGTCCTCGATCGCCTCGCGGCAACTGGTCTCCCTGCCTGTGCGGTTCGAGCCCAGGCAGCCGGAACCGGTCTCGACACCGCCCGGCCGATCCCCGGTGCCCAGAGGAGAGGGACTCTGGCACCGCGGCGAGCGCCCGGCCGCCGATCCGACCGAGCGGGTCTTCGTGTCGCCCGCGGAGACGGGCGACGACCTCCTGCGCCCGCCCTCGAAGGACCCGGAGGACGCCGTCCCGCCACGCGGCGTCTGGCACCGTCTCCTGCGCTGGTGGCGGGGCTACGAATGA
- a CDS encoding pseudouridine synthase encodes MRRRRTPPPPAPLPQRDGVDPVRVRLPVTGPWSTVRDYLVWRLSGAPAGAVATLMDDGLVVDADGRAVTARDPFRPGAYVWFHRERPAEHPVPFALDVVYRDAHIVVADKPHFLATTPRGGHVVETALTRLRRDLGIPTLTAAHRLDRLTAGLVLFTVRPEERGAYQTLFRDRLVRKEYEAVAPYDPELDLPRTVRGRIVKERGVPAARQEPGTPNAESRVELVERRAGAVDLGRYRLLPTTGRTHQLRVHLSGLGVPILGDPLYPVVTDPAPPGDFRRPLQLLATGLAFTDPWSGRRHRFRTGRTLEAWSSYGTWCASD; translated from the coding sequence ATGAGACGTCGACGCACCCCCCCGCCACCGGCACCGCTGCCTCAGCGCGACGGAGTGGACCCGGTCAGGGTCCGGCTGCCCGTCACCGGGCCGTGGTCGACGGTACGCGACTACCTGGTGTGGCGGCTGTCCGGAGCGCCCGCCGGGGCGGTGGCCACGCTGATGGACGACGGCCTCGTGGTGGACGCCGACGGGCGGGCGGTGACGGCCCGGGACCCCTTTCGACCGGGGGCGTACGTGTGGTTCCACCGGGAGCGGCCCGCCGAGCACCCGGTGCCCTTCGCCCTCGACGTGGTCTACCGGGACGCGCACATCGTCGTCGCCGACAAGCCCCACTTCCTGGCCACCACACCACGCGGTGGACACGTGGTCGAGACGGCGCTGACCCGTCTCCGCCGCGACCTGGGCATCCCGACGCTCACGGCGGCGCACCGTCTGGACCGGCTCACGGCCGGTCTGGTGCTGTTCACCGTCCGGCCGGAGGAGCGCGGCGCGTACCAGACCCTGTTCCGCGACCGGCTGGTACGCAAGGAGTACGAGGCCGTCGCCCCCTACGATCCGGAACTGGACCTGCCCCGCACGGTCCGCGGTCGCATCGTGAAGGAAAGGGGCGTGCCGGCCGCCCGGCAGGAGCCGGGGACCCCCAACGCCGAGAGCCGGGTCGAGTTGGTGGAGCGGCGGGCGGGGGCGGTGGATCTCGGTCGCTATCGCCTGCTCCCCACGACCGGTCGCACGCATCAACTCCGGGTGCATCTGAGCGGGTTGGGCGTGCCGATCCTGGGGGATCCGCTCTACCCCGTGGTGACCGACCCGGCACCACCGGGCGACTTCCGCCGTCCTCTGCAACTGCTGGCGACCGGCCTCGCGTTCACCGATCCGTGGAGCGGGCGACGGCATCGTTTCCGGACCGGGCGGACGTTGGAGGCGTGGTCCTCGTACGGGACGTGGTGCGCTTCCGACTGA
- a CDS encoding siderophore-interacting protein: protein MADRRGRKPTRTPRSARVIHTERLTPHMQRVVLGGDTLAGLAADTCTDHYVKLLFPSGGARYPEPFDMDRIRAEFPREQWPVTRTYTVRRWDPEHLELTLDFVVHGDEGLAGPWAVRARPGETVHFLGPGGAYAPDPTADWHLLAGDESALPAIARSLEAMPRGTRVHAFVEVAGPEEEQKVDSDAEIVWLHRGSRPVGEAVVEAVRGLDFPEGRVHAFVHGEAGWVKELRKLLRVEHGLPREALSISGYWRLGCDEDGWQACKPEWNARIEAEQERRAKVSAA, encoded by the coding sequence ATGGCAGACCGACGGGGACGCAAGCCGACGCGCACGCCGCGCTCGGCCCGGGTGATCCACACCGAGCGACTGACGCCGCACATGCAGCGCGTGGTCCTGGGCGGCGACACCCTCGCGGGGTTGGCGGCGGACACCTGCACCGACCACTACGTCAAGCTCCTGTTCCCCTCCGGGGGCGCCCGCTATCCGGAACCGTTCGACATGGATCGCATCCGGGCGGAGTTCCCCCGTGAGCAGTGGCCGGTGACCCGTACCTACACGGTGCGCCGTTGGGATCCCGAGCACCTCGAACTGACCCTGGACTTCGTGGTGCACGGAGACGAGGGCCTCGCGGGTCCGTGGGCGGTGCGCGCCCGGCCGGGGGAGACCGTGCACTTCCTGGGGCCGGGCGGCGCCTACGCCCCGGATCCCACCGCCGACTGGCACCTCCTCGCCGGCGACGAGAGCGCGCTGCCCGCCATCGCCCGGTCGCTGGAGGCCATGCCGCGCGGCACCCGGGTCCACGCCTTCGTGGAGGTGGCGGGCCCGGAGGAGGAGCAGAAGGTCGACTCCGACGCGGAGATCGTCTGGCTGCACCGGGGAAGTCGTCCGGTCGGCGAGGCGGTGGTCGAGGCGGTGCGGGGGCTGGACTTCCCGGAGGGGCGGGTCCACGCCTTCGTCCACGGCGAGGCAGGCTGGGTGAAGGAGCTGCGCAAGCTGCTGCGGGTCGAGCACGGGCTGCCCCGCGAAGCCCTCTCGATCTCCGGCTACTGGCGCCTGGGCTGCGACGAGGACGGCTGGCAGGCGTGCAAGCCGGAGTGGAACGCCCGGATCGAGGCGGAGCAGGAGCGCCGCGCCAAGGTGTCGGCGGCCTAG
- a CDS encoding 5'-3' exonuclease gives MRDVTGRLMLLDTASLYFRAYFGVPESVRAPDGTPVNAVRGLLDFVDRLVRDHRPTHLVACVDADWRPQWRVELIPSYKAHRVAREVEAGPDEEEVPDTLTPQVPVIEAVLDALGIARVGVPGYEADDVIGGYAARGTGPVDIVTGDRDLYQLVDDARDVRVLYPIKGVGTLQVTDEAVLREKYGVGGAGYADLALLRGDPSDGLPGVPGVGEKTAAKLLADFGDLAGILAAADDPGARLTATQRRRLTEARPYLQVAPKVVRVAADLPLPAVDTTLPRSPRDPATLAALATRWGLGGSLERLLGTLRE, from the coding sequence ATGCGGGACGTGACCGGACGACTGATGCTCCTCGACACCGCCTCCCTCTACTTTCGCGCCTACTTCGGCGTCCCGGAGTCCGTGCGCGCTCCCGACGGCACGCCGGTGAACGCGGTGCGGGGCCTCCTCGACTTCGTCGACCGCCTGGTCCGGGATCACCGGCCGACGCACCTCGTGGCGTGCGTGGACGCGGACTGGCGCCCGCAGTGGCGCGTCGAGCTGATCCCGTCGTACAAGGCACACCGCGTCGCCCGGGAGGTGGAGGCCGGTCCGGACGAGGAGGAGGTCCCGGACACCCTGACCCCGCAAGTGCCGGTGATCGAGGCCGTGCTCGACGCGCTGGGGATCGCCAGGGTGGGCGTGCCGGGCTACGAGGCGGACGACGTCATCGGCGGGTACGCGGCACGAGGCACCGGGCCCGTCGACATCGTGACCGGGGACCGGGACCTGTACCAGCTCGTCGACGACGCCCGCGACGTCCGGGTCCTGTACCCGATCAAGGGAGTGGGCACGCTTCAGGTCACCGACGAGGCGGTACTGCGGGAGAAGTACGGTGTCGGCGGCGCGGGATACGCGGATCTGGCCCTGCTGCGCGGCGACCCCAGCGACGGCCTGCCGGGCGTGCCCGGGGTCGGGGAGAAGACGGCGGCGAAACTGCTCGCCGACTTCGGGGACCTGGCGGGCATCCTGGCCGCCGCGGACGATCCGGGGGCGCGGCTCACCGCCACCCAGCGCCGCCGGCTGACCGAGGCCCGGCCGTATCTGCAGGTGGCGCCGAAGGTGGTGCGGGTGGCGGCGGACCTTCCCCTGCCGGCCGTCGACACGACGCTGCCGCGCTCCCCGCGCGATCCCGCGACACTGGCGGCGCTGGCGACCCGCTGGGGTCTGGGTGGGTCGCTGGAGCGGCTGCTCGGCACGCTGCGGGAGTGA
- a CDS encoding XRE family transcriptional regulator, with product MGDHKERPLRVGAAVRRRRRALDLTLAVVAERSGLSVPFLSQVENDRARPSPGSLEKMADALRTTAVELLAAADPACSVDVVRAEEDGAGDEARVRSLVRGHHQMHASEFVGDHDVGRELRHRNDQLMYVVEGAVEIEAEGRAHRLGRGDTMYLTGGVRHRWRATEPDTRFLVVTVAEHIEAVGDRRRRG from the coding sequence ATGGGCGACCACAAGGAACGGCCTCTCCGGGTCGGCGCGGCCGTGCGCCGCCGGCGTCGGGCCCTCGACCTCACCCTCGCCGTCGTGGCCGAGCGGAGCGGGCTGTCCGTTCCCTTCCTCAGCCAGGTCGAGAACGACCGGGCCCGGCCCAGTCCCGGCTCCCTGGAGAAGATGGCCGACGCGCTGCGCACCACCGCCGTGGAGCTCCTGGCGGCGGCCGACCCCGCCTGCAGCGTCGACGTGGTCCGGGCCGAGGAGGACGGTGCGGGCGACGAGGCGCGGGTACGGTCGCTGGTCCGCGGTCACCACCAGATGCACGCGTCGGAGTTCGTGGGCGACCACGACGTGGGCCGGGAGCTCCGCCACCGCAACGACCAGCTAATGTACGTGGTCGAGGGCGCGGTGGAGATCGAGGCGGAGGGCCGCGCCCACAGGTTGGGGCGTGGCGACACCATGTACCTGACCGGCGGGGTACGGCACCGCTGGCGGGCGACGGAGCCGGACACCCGGTTCCTCGTCGTCACCGTGGCCGAGCACATCGAGGCTGTCGGCGACCGGCGGCGGCGGGGGTGA